In Acidobacteriota bacterium, one DNA window encodes the following:
- a CDS encoding N-acetyltransferase, which translates to MKVRPVRNRSDLARFVDLPWKIYRNDKNWVPPLKASVRELLDVEKHPFYEKGRAAEAELFVAWDGRDAVGRIAAILNHNYNRFQEENVAFFGFFESIDRPDVARGLLNAAEAWASEKGVRSVIGPMNPSTNYECGLLIEGFSRPPVLMMTYNPQYYPRLIEGAGYSKAKDLNAYISPVHGASLGRLKKLADRTKERNPGLTTRGANLSDFHGEVKLVQEIYNSAWEKNWGFVPMADAEIEWLAKELRPLVHPDLLRFALYDGEPVAFLLTIPDWNPVLADLDGSPWRHPLRTLRHVLTTKPETLEGLRLFTLGTKRGHRKRGVEGILLGEGLEKSLEVGYKWCEYSWILEDNELTKRAVRLMDGELYKVYRVYEKAI; encoded by the coding sequence GTGAAGGTACGACCCGTACGAAACCGGTCGGATCTGGCGCGGTTCGTTGACCTGCCGTGGAAGATCTACCGAAATGACAAGAACTGGGTGCCTCCACTGAAAGCGTCCGTGCGCGAGCTTCTCGACGTCGAGAAGCACCCCTTCTACGAAAAGGGGAGGGCGGCCGAGGCCGAGCTGTTCGTAGCCTGGGACGGCCGCGATGCGGTCGGCCGGATCGCAGCCATCCTGAATCACAACTACAACCGATTTCAGGAAGAGAACGTCGCCTTCTTCGGCTTCTTCGAGAGCATCGACCGGCCCGACGTCGCTCGCGGACTGTTGAACGCGGCTGAAGCGTGGGCGTCCGAAAAGGGTGTCCGGTCGGTGATCGGTCCGATGAACCCATCAACCAACTACGAGTGCGGATTGCTGATTGAAGGGTTCTCGAGACCGCCCGTTCTGATGATGACATACAACCCGCAGTATTATCCGCGACTCATCGAGGGAGCGGGTTACAGCAAGGCCAAGGATCTGAACGCCTACATCTCGCCGGTTCATGGCGCGAGCCTCGGGCGCCTCAAGAAGCTGGCCGACAGGACAAAAGAACGCAATCCGGGTTTGACGACCCGAGGCGCCAACCTTTCGGATTTCCACGGCGAGGTCAAGCTGGTACAGGAGATCTACAACTCGGCATGGGAGAAGAACTGGGGGTTCGTGCCGATGGCGGACGCCGAGATCGAATGGCTGGCAAAGGAGCTACGGCCACTCGTGCATCCCGATTTGCTGCGGTTCGCCCTTTACGACGGAGAACCGGTGGCCTTCCTCCTCACCATTCCCGACTGGAATCCGGTACTCGCCGATCTCGACGGTTCGCCGTGGCGGCACCCGCTGCGAACTCTGAGGCATGTCCTCACGACCAAACCGGAAACCCTCGAAGGCCTGCGCCTCTTCACTCTCGGAACGAAGAGAGGGCACAGGAAGCGGGGCGTCGAAGGGATCCTTCTCGGCGAGGGCCTCGAAAAGAGCCTCGAGGTCGGCTACAAGTGGTGCG
- a CDS encoding pyridoxal phosphate-dependent aminotransferase family protein, giving the protein MDVFQKCFNFREADEVRDLGIYPYFRMIASGQDPVVTMNGQRVIMLGSNNYLGLTNHPEIKKAAAEALESYGTGTAGSRFLNGTLEIHVELERRLAEFMNREAALTFSTGFQVNLGVISSLIDRKDVVILDNLDHACILDGARLSFGRVLKYRHNDMDALEERLRSVEDDRSSLIVVDGVFSMEGDLANLPRIVELKKKFGARLMVDDAHGIGVMGENGRGTTEHFGLEDEADLVMGTFSKSLATVGGFVVGDSQIIDYVKHHARSLIFSAAPPPASVASVIKALEVIEREPERRQKLWENTDYMKREFSTMGFDTGESESPVIPLVVGEDMAAFKMTIRLQEEGVFANPVVSPAVPEGRAMIRTSYMATHSRDHLDRALGAFRKVGREMGVIA; this is encoded by the coding sequence GTGGACGTCTTTCAGAAGTGCTTCAATTTCAGGGAAGCCGACGAGGTTCGCGACCTTGGAATCTACCCATACTTTCGCATGATCGCCTCCGGACAGGACCCGGTGGTGACGATGAACGGCCAACGTGTGATCATGCTCGGCTCGAACAACTACCTCGGGTTGACCAATCACCCGGAAATCAAAAAGGCGGCGGCCGAGGCGCTGGAGAGTTACGGAACCGGAACGGCGGGTTCGCGATTCCTCAACGGCACCCTGGAGATCCACGTCGAGCTCGAGAGAAGGCTGGCCGAGTTCATGAACCGGGAAGCAGCCCTCACGTTCTCGACCGGGTTTCAGGTCAATCTGGGCGTCATCTCGAGTCTGATCGACCGCAAGGACGTCGTCATCCTCGACAACCTGGACCATGCGTGCATCCTCGATGGAGCCCGGCTCTCCTTTGGGCGGGTGTTGAAGTACCGGCACAACGACATGGACGCGTTGGAGGAGCGGCTGCGAAGCGTTGAAGATGACCGTTCGTCGCTGATCGTCGTCGATGGTGTCTTCTCAATGGAGGGCGACCTCGCGAATCTCCCACGAATCGTCGAGCTGAAGAAGAAATTCGGAGCTCGCCTGATGGTCGACGACGCACACGGAATCGGTGTGATGGGCGAGAATGGCCGCGGCACGACGGAGCACTTCGGGCTCGAGGATGAGGCAGATCTCGTGATGGGCACCTTCTCGAAGTCGCTGGCCACGGTCGGCGGATTCGTTGTCGGTGACAGCCAGATCATCGATTACGTCAAGCATCACGCGCGTTCGCTGATTTTCTCGGCCGCCCCACCGCCGGCCTCCGTGGCCTCGGTGATCAAGGCCCTCGAGGTCATCGAGCGCGAACCCGAGCGGCGGCAGAAGCTGTGGGAGAACACGGACTACATGAAGCGTGAGTTCTCGACCATGGGATTCGACACCGGCGAGTCGGAATCTCCCGTGATTCCACTGGTGGTGGGCGAGGACATGGCCGCGTTCAAGATGACGATCAGACTGCAGGAGGAGGGCGTCTTCGCCAACCCGGTCGTTTCGCCGGCCGTGCCGGAAGGGAGGGCGATGATCCGGACCTCGTACATGGCGACCCACTCTCGAGATCACCTCGATCGCGCACTCGGAGCATTCCGAAAAGTGGGCCGCGAGATGGGAGTGATCGCGTGA